In one window of Caenimonas aquaedulcis DNA:
- a CDS encoding VOC family protein has translation MFDHVKFGASDFAASKAFFLQALEPLGVVLIGEGEPTYGIELCHPKGTVSLCIFQTDEKPAHLHIAFVATTRAQVDAFYRAALDAGGKDNGPPGLRPKYHANYYAAFVIGPDGHNLEAVCHAPQA, from the coding sequence ATGTTCGACCACGTCAAATTCGGAGCCAGCGACTTCGCCGCGAGCAAGGCATTCTTCCTCCAGGCGCTCGAGCCGCTCGGCGTCGTACTGATCGGGGAAGGCGAGCCCACCTATGGCATCGAGCTTTGCCATCCCAAGGGCACCGTTTCGCTGTGCATCTTCCAGACGGACGAGAAGCCGGCGCATCTGCACATCGCTTTCGTCGCCACCACGCGCGCGCAAGTCGATGCGTTCTACCGCGCTGCGCTGGATGCAGGCGGCAAGGACAACGGCCCGCCGGGCCTGCGCCCCAAGTACCACGCGAACTACTACGCGGCCTTCGTGATCGGCCCGGACGGGCATAACCTCGAGGCGGTGTGCCACGCACCGCAGGCCTGA